One Aspergillus oryzae RIB40 DNA, chromosome 2 genomic window carries:
- a CDS encoding MRG family protein (dosage compensation regulatory complex/histone acetyltransferase complex, subunit MSL-3/MRG15/EAF3, and related CHROMO domain-containing proteins) yields the protein MAPAGQTTYQKDERVLCFHHEILYEAKILDVRHVDPDDRKSPYEYLVHYKGWKNTWDDWVPQDRLRKFTEENRELATTLRREAEAAFRQKSTKASAKKRGGSDRSSARGSEERQMSVPGRGTKRARDNDIEKEDSFYVRPSVRIVMPDNLKSLLVDDWENVTKNQQVVALPAKRSVNQILEDYSEAEKPKRTSSADLDVLEEVIMGIKEYFDKALDKILLYSFEREQYRNLRKKWESGSGDFADKGPLDIYGAEHLTRLFATMPELIAQTNMDLQSTNRLREELSKFTLWLSKHSSQYFATRYMTASNEYVEKSKGVANPNPGTATSRLV from the exons ATGGCACCAGCTGGCCAAACCACTTATCAGAAAGACGAGCGAGTGCTCTGTTTCCACCATGAGATCTTATACGAGGCAAAGATTCTCGACGTCAGACACGTCGATCCCGACGACCGCAAGAGCCCGTATGAGTACCTAGTACACTATAAGGGCTGGAAAAACAC CTGGGATGACTGGGTCCCGCAAGATCGTCTTCGTAAATTTACcgaagaaaacagagaacTTGCAACTACTCTTCGCCGTGAGGCCGAGGCTGCGTTCCGTCAGAAGAGCACCAAAGCCTCcgcaaagaaaaggggaggtTCCGATCGTAGCTCCGCCCGGGGAAGCGAGGAACGCCAGATGTCCGTTCCTGGCCGCGGAACCAAGAGAGCCAGGGATAACGATATCGAAAAG GAGGATAGCTTTTATGTACGGCCATCTGTGAGGATTGTTATGCCCGACAATTTGAAGTCACTTCTGGTCGATGACTGGGAGAACGTGACAAAGAACCAGCAAGTCGTGGCTTTGCCGGCTAAGCGCTCGGTTAATCAAATCCTAGAAGACTATTCAGAGGCAGAGAAGCCCAAGCGTACAAGCTCGGCTGATCTGGATGTTCTTGAGGAAGTTATCATGGGAATCAAGGAGTATTTTGACAAAGCCCTTGATAAAATTCTCCTTTACAGTTTTGAACGCGAACAGTACCGAAACCTCCGCAAGAAGTGGGAGTCGGGATCGGGAGACTTCGCCGACAAAGGTCCCTTGGATATCTATGGTGCCGAGCACTTAACTCGTCTTTTCG CCACTATGCCTGAGCTAATCGCGCAGACCAACATGGATCTCCAATCTACTAACAGACTCCGCGAGGAGCTTTCCAAGTTCACTCTCTGGTTGAGCAAACACTCTAGCCAGTACTTTGCTACCAGATATATGACTGCCAGCAATGAATATGTCGAAAAATCTAAGGGTGTGGCAAACCCAAACCCTGGTACTGCTACTTCACGTCTGGTCTAA
- a CDS encoding ARMH3 family protein (uncharacterized conserved protein), producing the protein MESPLTQQTRPETFKPKVVQLYENLFQTSDYNEPSEGFWREFFLLPPDRSQLSSILDQLSPDETLNLQVQTQQLFIRAIREAASGASPVDSYALETLMVFLACVLKKKYTNPSSDVITVLAGLDHVDQVISNFVAVLDGIIRNGSSFDLRIKAIKTAIAMTSGAYKTSLVSYFTHRDLFPSLMKFVQESETPIQVFDPFLLLGLLANYNKFEFQNPYQLRLDDFVNETSIQKIVKGVGVSCAAVRNGYVAVQDDAPEGWTLFSTLVYFGLGALSPSKKDKASPPNAEEAKEMFATLPAQQAAILLATYDFTNANKLFGHNLISQAPEKDNEESPFASFLSLTSYLLHHAYRSPRIAHYAELNLFTLRILAEDSTLCKHLCGEENKRKIRLCRQRQPYLPVVTGDRVLATVIFDIIIDTISHNLRRRLDVNIYSHSIAILLRLLTYLSMNKIRLAYHWSELWRNLLSLMRFLTTYVSDLSSNPNITTLTTTLVDLVAFCVSAGDTFLPDPSSYDDLFYKLVETGPIITKYRDVYSLKQSSSKPTDPNTSKDVHVAAVDTLISVSTHFYTLLFNPEQTDAKPDADGQGVAPIPAHRKKNLGPREVHRIIKQGYDTLSIQPPEGLSAWTRWRETDAKTELKQAARCVVEDARQLVV; encoded by the exons ATGGAGTCCCCCTTAACTCAGCAAACTAGACCCGAAACCTTCAAGCCTAAAGTCGTGCAACTATACGAGAACTTATTTCAA ACCTCGGACTATAATGAGCCCTCCGAAGGATTTTGGAGGGAATTCTTTTTGCTGCCGCCTGACCGGAGCCAGCTCAGCTCTATTCTAGACCAGCTCAGCCCTGATGAAACGCTCAACTTGCAG GTCCAAACCCAGCAGCTTTTTATTCGTGCTATCCGTGAAGCTGCTTCGGGAGCCAGTCCCGTGGACTCGTATGCACTAGAG ACCTTGATGGTCTTTCTAGCCTgtgtcttgaagaagaagtacaCCAACCCTAGTTCGGATGTCATTACAGTTCTTGCCGGtctcgaccatgttgaccAAGTTATCTCGAACTTTGTCGCCGTATTGGACGGCATTATTCGCAATGGAAGCAGCT TTGATTTGCGCATCAAGGCTATTAAGACAGCTATCGCCATGACTAGTGGCGCATATAAGACTAGTCTGGTTTCGTATTTTACGCATCGCGATTTATTCCCGTCCCTCATGAAG TTCGTCCAAGAATCTGAGACTCCGATCCAAGTATTTgaccctttccttcttctgggaTTGCTAGCGAACTACAACAAATTCGAATTTCAAAACCCTTACCAACTGCGACTTGACGACTTTGTCAACGAGACAAGCATCCAGAAGATTGTCAAAGGAGTCGGTGTCTCATGCGCTGCCGTGAGGAACGGTTATGTTGCTGTGCAGGACGACGCCCCCGAAGGCTGGACGCTGTTCAGCACCTTGGTTTACTTTGGCCTGGGGGCGCTCTCCCCCagcaagaaagacaaagctAGCCCACCGAAtgcagaagaagccaaggagatgTTCGCGACGCT GCCGGCCCAGCAAGCAGCTATCCTTCTGGCTACTTATGACTTCACAAATGCCAACAAACTTTTTGGCCACAATCTAATCAGCCAAGCCCCAGAGAAGGACAATGAAGAATCGCCATTTGCCAGTTTCCTCTCGCTGACGTCCTATCTGCTGCACCACGCCTACCGCTCTCCAAGGATAGCACACTATGCCGAACTCAACCTCTTCACGCTCCGCATCCTCGCTGAGGACTCCACCCTCTGCAAGCACCTCTGTGGCgaagagaacaaaagaaaaatccgTCTCTGTCGCCAAAGACAACCATATCTACCAGTAGTCACAGGGGACCGCGTCCTTGCAACAGTCATCTTCGACATCATAATCGATACAATCTCCCACAACCTACGACGACGCCTCGACGTCAACATCTACAG CCACTCAATCGCgatcctcctccgcctcctcaCCTACCTATCCATGAACAAAATCCGCCTAGCATACCACTGGTCGGAACTCTGGCGCAATCTTCTCTCGCTGATGCGCTTCCTAACAACCTACGTCTCCGACCTCTCGTCCAACCCTAACATCACCACCCTAACCACAACCCTCGTAGACTTAGTCGCATTCTGCGTCTCCGCAGGCGACACTTTCCTCCCAGATCCTTCCTCCTACGACGACCTTTTCTACAAACTAGTCGAAACAGGacccatcatcaccaaaTACCGCGACGTGTATTCCTTGAAACAATCGAGCTCAAAACCCACAGACCCCAATACATCCAAAGACGTCCACGTCGCCGCCGTCGACACCCTCATTTCTGTCTCCACCCATTTTTACACCCTACTGTTTAACCCGGAGCAGACTGATGCGAAGCCCGATGCTGACGGCCAGGGTGTGGCGCCTATCCCGGCGCAccggaagaagaacctcgGTCCCAGGGAGGTGCATCGCATCATCAAGCAGGGGTATGATACATTGAGCATTCAGCCGCCGGAAGGTCTGAGCGCCTGGACTAGGTGGCGCGAGACGGATGCGAAGACGGAGTTGAAGCAGGCTGCCCGGTGTGTGGTTGAAGATGCCAGGCAGTTGGTTGTGTAG
- a CDS encoding DSC3 family protein (predicted protein) — MTTPTFLSPNHNPEEDSTSDPLLLTIRFSASIPDLPLDILYPETTTSAGLKQLVRTRLPQNLSSHRLRLIYAGRGLEDTVPLSVSLKLPPSPTRSPRLPSDDEDTDLSKGKGKGKAPVREQPRLYIHCSIGDIVLSATDLATEASLASTLQQEDETQKDGDQSSMQSQQQQQQHQTSSTTPAPRGFDRLLSAGFTPAEVSALRSQFMAIQSVSRTPDTMPSGAELRELEDRWMDEGSSAMAAGVGGAGEGAGFTDDDGGFGSGSRGAIDDMLWGAVMGFFWPVGCAMWLRREEGVWSWRKGLAVFVGVVVNLAFGTMRIMN; from the coding sequence ATGACAACACCAACCTTCCTATCCCCAAACCACAATCCCGAGGAGGACTCAACATCCGaccctctcctcctcactaTCCGCTTCTCTGCCTCAATCCCCGACCTCCCCCTCGACATCCTCTACCCCGAAACAACCACATCAGCAGGCCTAAAACAGTTGGTCCGCACCCGACTCCCACAAAACCTCTCCTCACACCGTCTCCGATTGATCTACGCCGGCCGCGGTCTTGAAGACACCGTCCCACTCTCCGTCTCCCTGAAACTACCCCCCTCACCCACTCGCTCACCCCGACTACcatccgatgatgaagacaCCGATCTCTcaaaggggaaggggaagggcAAAGCGCCTGTCCGAGAACAACCCCGTCTGTATATTCATTGTTCGATAGGCGATATCGTCCTTTCAGCTACGGATTTAGCGACAGAAGCATCGTTGGCATCTACGCTTCAGCAAGAGGATGAGACACAAAAAGATGGTGATCAGTCAAGTATGCAGagtcaacagcagcagcaacagcatcagACGTCCTCGACTACTCCTGCGCCCCGTGGCTTTGACCGGTTGCTGTCGGCGGGGTTTACCCCCGCTGAAGTGTCGGCGCTGCGGTCGCAGTTTATGGCTATTCAGTCGGTGTCGCGGACGCCGGATACTATGCCGAGTGGGGCGGAGTTGCGGGAACTTGAGGATCGGTGGATGGACGAGGGTTCGTCGGCAATGGCGGCTGGAGTAGGAGGGGCTGGAGAGGGTGCGGGTttcacagatgatgatgggggATTTGGGTCGGGGTCGCGAGGGGCTATAGATGATATGCTTTGGGGCGCTGTcatgggtttcttttggccGGTGGGTTGTGCGATGTGGTTGAGGCGGGAGGAGGGGGTTTGGAGCTGGCGAAAGGGTTTGGCGGTGTTTGTTGGGGTGGTTGTTAACCTTGCGTTTGGGACGATGCGTATCATGAACTGA
- a CDS encoding v-SNARE protein VTI1 (V-SNARE) translates to MSNPLDTDAGSELFSSYEAELKLIQADLNQTLDQIAESSGEQRKSTIRKAEQVLDEATELLDQMRMEKQNIPSAARSKVNARFRNYATDLDESKRKLKSLSDDRKALFGDRYTDDPQDVHLEQRQQLLSGTDRLERSSARLQESQRIALETEDIGRNTLADLNTQRETIMNTRSNLQQSEGYVDTSIKTLRGMARRMATNRIITIAIITVLVLLIIAVIYSKFH, encoded by the exons atgtCAAATCCGTTGGATACCGATGCCGGCTCAGAGCTCTTCAGTAGTTATGAGGCCGAGCTAAAGCTGATACAGGCCGATCTGAACCAGACATTGGACCAGATCGCCGAATCGAGCGGAGAGCAACGGAAATCCACAATTAGGAAAGCGGAACAGGTTCTAGATGAAGCTACTGAACTG TTGGACCAGATGCGCatggagaagcagaacaTCCCCTCGGCGGCGCGGTCAAAAGTCAACGCACGATTCCGCAACTATGCCACGGATCTTGATGAGTCGAAACGCAAACTGAAATCTCTTTCCGACGACCGAAAAGCGCTCTTTGGCGATCGCTACACCGACGACCCGCAGGATGTACACCTGGAGCAGAGGCAGCAGCTTCTGTCCGGCACGGACCGCCTGGAGCGCAGCTCTGCCAGACTCCAAGAAAGCCAGCGGATTGCTTTAGAGACGGAAGATATCGGCCGCAACACGCTAGCAGATCTGAACACGCAGCGGGAAACCATTATGAATACCCGGAGCAATCTGCAGCAAAGCGAAGGATATGTTGATACCAGTATCAAAACGTTAAGGGGCATGGCCCGTAG GATGGCTACGAATCGGATAATCACTATTGCGATCATAACCGTTTTGGTTCTTCTGATTATTGCCGTTATCTACAGCAAGTTCCATTAA
- the isa1 gene encoding Fe-binding Fe/S cluster assembly protein ISA1 (uncharacterized conserved protein), with the protein MSFSRVTVRSPVTSSATMLRCVRSPYKTPAHRLFSSYGNAHRSSKRDMQTATAYRPHSLPTAFPPPRSGGSYDTSISADFPPLRETATQQQGIFPNVSLRENEAQKSKPVESTSPAPKPAEKPRRKLRARKAAMKLTPEAIVQLRKLLSQPDPKLIRVGVKNRGCSGLAYHLEYVEKPGTFDEVVEQDGVKVLIDSKALFSIIGSEMDWQEDKLSRRFIFKNPNIKESCGCGESFMV; encoded by the exons ATGTCCTTCAGCAGAGTTACGGTTCGCTCTCCAGTGACATCATCCGCCACGATGTTGCGCTGTGTGAGAAGCCCCTACAAGACCCCCGCCCATCGTCTGTTCTCCTCATATGGAAATGCACACCGGTCTTCCAAGCGCGACATGCAGACCGCTACTGCGTATCGCCCGCATTCCTTGCCGACCGCTTTTCCACCTCCCCGGAGCGGCGGAAGTTACGACACCTCTATCTCAGCAGATTTCCCTCCGCTCCGAGAGACAGCGACACAGCAGCAAGGAATCTTCCCAAATGTCAGTCTCAGAGAGAATGAGGCGCAGAAGTCCAAGCCCGTCGAATCCACTTCTCCAGCCCCGAAGCCCGCGGAAAAGCCTAGGAGGAAGCTACGTGCACGGAAAGCGGCTATGAAGTTAACACCCGAGGCTATCGTTCAACTCCGTAAACTACTGTCTCAGCCGGACCCGAAATTGATCCGAGTTGGCGTAAAGAACCGTGGCTGCTCCGGTCTCGCCTACCACCTCGAATACGTGGAGAAGCCGGGTACCTTCGATGAAGTGGTGGAACAGGATGGCGTCAAGGTTTTGATTGACAGCAAGGCGTTGTTCAGCATCATCGGTAGTGAAATGGATTGGCAAGAAGATAAGTTGAGCAGGAGattcatcttcaagaacccAAATATCA AGGAATCATGTGGATGCGGTGAATCCTTTATGGTTTAG
- a CDS encoding uncharacterized protein (predicted NAD/FAD-binding protein) — MDVLIEKRRSHDKTNVQQSLSTHEFLSKERYSKSLCDQYLAPLFSTLWGTNVGRLLPQFPVKTLIRSLCDHQLFGTRRTTPDFRRIDGGTSHVVQAMARGFSPENVHLNTSVREIVRMGKKQYSLFTADGRELHFDHIIFAVDNDEILKVLGSNIDTKETEIIQGLKTTNNIAVLHSDPFLAPSTNGSWPPSNYTLDPTDYTQHEPSAWAPRKSSLTYNVSSLQDIPTCLFDRLYITLNPFTPPHPRFAHSIWEYTDLELSTATLQAQSRLPLIQNKRGLSYGFRWTGRGFLEDAVTAGLEIAIEHFGAQVPFEVQYHPDPLCSSKSPSIELGFKDHLVRTALCLARVYALVFQISWILLGALGFPVSRVETMFKWMLGGDKMLDINVK; from the exons ATGGATGTATTGATAGAGAAGCGTCGATCCCATGACAAAACTAACGTTCAGCAGTCGCTCAGCACACATGAATTTCTCTCAAAGGAAAGGTATTCAAAAAGTCTTTGCGACCAGTATCTGGCGCCTTTGTTTTCAACCCTATGGGGGACGAATGTTGGACGGCTACTTCCACAATTTCCTGTGAAGACCCTCATTCGCAGCTTATGCGACCATCAACTCTTTGGCACACGGCGAACTACGCCAGATTTTCGGCGTATCGACGGTGGAACAAGCCATGTTGTTCAAGCCATGGCCAGGGGATTCTCCCCTGAAAATGTGCACCTCAATACCAGCGTCCGGGAGATAGTCCGCATGGGTAAAAAGCAGTATAGCCTTTTCACAGCGGATGGTAGAGAATTACACTTCGATCATATAATCTTCGCCGTGGACAACGACGAGATCCTCAAGGTACTAGGTTCCAATATAGACACCAAAGAAACGGAAATCATCCAGGGGCtcaaaacaaccaacaataTCGCCGTCTTACACTCAGACCCTTTT CTGGCACCCAGCACCAACGGATCTTGGCCTCCCAGTAACTACACCCTAGACCCCACCGACTACACCCAGCATGAACCCTCAGCCTGGGCACCCCGCAAATCCAGCCTCACATACAACGTAAGCTCCCTCCAAGACATCCCGACCTGTCTCTTCGATCGGTTATACATCACCCTGAACCCATTTACGCCGCCACATCCCCGCTTTGCACACAGCATATGGGAATACACCGACCTCGAACTTAGCACCGCAACTCTCCAAGCTCAAAGCCGGCTTCCTTTGATCCAGAACAAGAGGGGATTAAGCTACGGATTCCGCTGGACCGGACGTGGGTTTCTTGAAGATGCGGTTACTGCTGGTCTCGAGATTGCTATCGAGCATTTTGGTGCTCAGGTACCTTTTGAGGTTCAATACCACCCTGACCCCTTGTGTTCCTCCAAATCACCGTCTATAGAGCTAGGTTTCAAGGACCATCTTGTCCGGACAGCACTTTGTCTGGCTCGGGTCTATGCTCTGGTTTTCCAGATCTCGTGGATCTTATTGGGGGCGCTTGGGTTCCCTGTCTCGAGGGTTGAGACTATGTTTAAGTGGATGTTGGGCGGGGATAAGATGC TTGACATTAACGTTAAATGA
- a CDS encoding Cnl2/NKP2 family protein (predicted protein), whose translation MAPSEASILSNFLLSPASLPTIISLRQFTELFPKRLRSHPHIRALYRELQQLREQDMDLVNGNIDQELHQGESQKAELRKSILNTGVDGMSANDQREIDMDVQLFGQTSTAAPSDYHSVSSLLSAMETACANIEHEISGVDKDANTLISELNLILLQTIQLSKRNKENFGAFLNG comes from the exons ATGGCTCCATCAGAAGCATCCATTCTAAGCAATTTCCTTCTATCTCCGGCTTCTTTGCCCACAATTATCTCCCTGCGACAATTCACGGAACTCTTTCCAAAGCGCTTGCGCTCTCATCCACATATTAGAGCGCTTTATCGGGAGCTTCAGCAACTCCGAGAGCAAGACATGGATTTAGTCAATGGAAACATTGACCAAGAACTCCATCAAGGAGAGAGCCAAAAGGCAGAACTTCGCAAATCCATCCTAAACACCGGTGTGGATGGTATGAGTGCCAATGATCAACGCGAGATTGATATGGACGTCCAGTTGTTTGGCCAGACATCCACCGCTGCGCCCAGCGACTACCATTCAGTATCGAGTCTCCTCTCCGCCATGGAGACAGCTTGTGCTAATATTGAGCACGAAATCTCTGGGGTTGATAAAGACGCAAACACTCTTATCTCGGAGCTTAATCTCATA cttctccagacAATTCAGCTTAGCAAGCGCAATAAAGAG AACTTCGGCGCATTTTTGAATGGTTGA
- the rvb1 gene encoding RuvB family ATP-dependent DNA helicase pontin (DNA helicase, TBP-interacting protein), whose translation MVQISEVKGNSRENRTAAHTHIKGLGLRSDGTAEASSDGFVGQTTAREACGVVVDLIKAKKMAGRAVLLAGGPGTGKTALALAVSQELGTKVPFCPIVGSEVYSAEVKKTEALMENFRRAIGLRVRETKEVYEGEVTELTPEETENPLGGYGRTISHLIIGLKSAKGTKKLRLDPSIYEAIQKERVTVGDVIYIEANTGACKRVGRSDAYATEFDLEAEEYVPVPKGEVHKKKEIVQDVTLHDLDMANARPQGGQDVMSMMGQLMKPKKTEITDKLRQEIDKVVSRYIDQGVAELVPGVLFIDEVHMLDIECFTYLNRALESSISPIVILASNRGHTVIRGTDDISAAHGIPSDLLARLLIIPTHPYSSDEIKTIIRLRAKTEGLNITDPALDKISEHGSNVSLRYALQLLTPASILARVNGRPGGIEEADVAECEDLFLDAKRSATIVSQDSDKFL comes from the exons ATGGTCCAGATCAGCGAAGTGAAGGGCAATTCGCGCGAGAATAGGACCGCCGCGCACACGCATATCAAGGGTCTCGGATTACGTTCTGATGGCACTGCAGAGGCTTCCAGTGATGGATTTGTTGGCCAAACTACCGCCCGTGAG GCATGCGGTGTTGTCGTCGATTTGAtcaaagcgaagaagatggctgGGCGTGCTGTTCTACTTGCCGGTGGACCGGGAACTGGAAAGACAGCGCTCGCCCTTGCCGTATCACAGGAGCTGGGAACCAAGGTCCCATTTTGTCCGATCGTTGGCAGTGAAGTCTACTCTGCTGAAGTTAAGAAAACGGAGGCACTTATGGAGAACTTCCGGAGAGCGATTG GTCTCCGTGTCCGTGAAACGAAAGAAGTGTACGAAGGCGAAGTCACCGAGCTTACGCCTGAGGAAACTGAAAATCCATTGGGAGGCTATGGACGCACAATCAGTCACTTGATTATTGGATTGAAGTCTGCAAAGGGAACCAAGAAGCTGCGCCTTGATCCCAGCATTTATGAGGCTATTCAAAAAGAACGAGTCACTGTTGGAGATGTCATCTACATCGAAGCGAACACTGGTGCTTGTAAGAGAGTTGGCCGATCCGATGCCTATGCGACCGAGTTCGACCttgaagcagaagaataCGTTCCTGTACCCAAGGGAGAGGTtcacaagaagaaggaaatcgTACAGGACGTGACGCTACATGACCTGGACATGGCCAACGCTCGGCCACAAGGTGGACAGGACGTTATGAGCATGATGGGACAACTGatgaagcccaagaagaccgAGATCACGGATAAGCTACGTCAGGAGATCGACAAGGTTGTTAGCCGGTATATCGACCAAGGAGTTGCTGAACTGGTTCCTGGTGTCCTCTTTATTGATGAG GTCCACATGTTGGATATTGAATGTTTCACCTATCTCAACCGGGCACTTGAATCCTCAATCTCCCCCATTGTTATCCTCGCCTCCAACCGCGGCCACACTGTCATCCGCGGCACCGACGACATCAGCGCCGCACACGGCATTCCCTCTGACCTCCTCGCtcgcctcctcatcatccccacccACCCTTACTCTTCCGACGAGATCAAGACCATCATTCGCCTTCGCGCCAAGACAGAAGGTCTCAACATTACCGATCCCGCCCTCGACAAGATCTCCGAGCACGGCAGCAACGTCAGCCTGCGGTACGCACTGCAATTACTGACCCCAGCTAGCATCCTTGCCCGGGTCAACGGACGGCCAGGAGGCATCGAGGAGGCCGACGTGGCCGAATGCGAagacctcttccttgatgccAAGAGAAGCGCGACGATTGTAAGCCAGGATAGCGATAAGTTCCTTTAG